In the Profundibacter amoris genome, CGCTGTGATGCCGGTTCCACCTTTTGAAACGGCCCTTCGGTTTCTTTCAGCTTTGCCAGAACCACTTCCAGCGGTTCGGCCAGCGACATGCCAAGGGCAACCTTTCGCCCCTGCACCTCGGCCATTGCCGAGACCACCGATACAATTTGCGGGTTGCCGTTTTCCATATTGAAGACCGGCGCCCCGCTGGCCCCGAAATCCACATCGCACGACATAATCAAATTCCCCGATTGCCGCGCCAGCACGCGACAGCTTTCTTCAATCGACGGGGAATCAGACCGCCCGCGGGCATAGGAAACCACCCCGACAGTCGCCCCTTTGCGCGGCCTTGGACCAGTGGCAAACGGCGTGATCGAGGTTTTCTGGATAGGCCGGGTCAATTGCAAGACGGCAATATCGTTGCGCACACGGATATCACTGGAATTCACCGCATAGGTATAATCCGGATGCACCACCGCCCGTTTCACACGGGCATAGGCCGTGGCCCGCCCGCCGCGCCATCCGGCCAGAAACTCGATCTTGGTGGCGTCCACCTGTTTGCGGCTATCCTTGTCAAACATGCAATGCGCTGCGGTCAGCACCAGATCCGGCGCGATCAAGGCACCTGTGCACATGCTGTTTCCGGCGATGTTCAAGCGCCCCACGGCCTCCCAGCCGCGACTGTCGTCACCGGTTATCATGGCACGCAGCCCGCTATGTTCCTCGGAATATCCTACCGAGGCAAAACCGGCCAGAAAGACCAGAACGCTCAAGAAAAACCGCATACTTCCTCCGTTACTTGCCGCATCCTAACGGCCCGTTACGGCGAGATTAAGGCTGATTTCCCGAAATTGCACGCGGTTTCGGCCCGCCCAGCGCCCAGTCCAGCAATTCGACCGTATGCACCACCGGCACTTCGGTGCCCCCGCCAATCTGGATCATACAGCCGATATTACCAGCAGCGATCACATCCGGCGCCTTGGCCTCGAGCGTGCGCACCTTGCGGACCTGCAACTCCTTGGAAATCTCAGGCTGCATCAGATTATAGGTCCCGGCCGAGCCGCAGCATAGATGGCTGTCCGCCGGCTCCACCACCTCGAACCCCGCGCGTTTCAGCAAGGTTTTCGGGTGGGTTTTCACCTGTTGCCCATGTTGCAGCGAGCAGGCCGCGTGATAGGCTACGCGCATATCCTTGGCCGCACTTTCGGGAAATTCCAGCGTCGCCAGCAATTCGCTGACATCCATCGCCAGCCCTGCAATCACCGCCGCGTCTTCGGCCAGTGGATCATTGCGGAACATATGTCCGTAATCCTTGACCGTGGTGCCACAGCCCGAGGTGTTGATCACCACCGCATCCAGCCCCTCGCCCCTGACTTCCCGCATCCACGCCGCGATATTTGCCGCCGCCGATCCATGCGCCTGCTTGTCCTTGCCCATGTGGTGCGTCAAGGCCCCGCAACAGCCCATGCCCTGTGCAATCACCACCTCGCATCCCAGCCGCCGCAACAGCCGGATGGTGGCATCGTTGATATCCGTATTCAGCGCCTTTTGCGCACAACCGGTCAGCAGCGCCACCCGTTTGCGGC is a window encoding:
- a CDS encoding trypsin-like serine peptidase, with the protein product MRFFLSVLVFLAGFASVGYSEEHSGLRAMITGDDSRGWEAVGRLNIAGNSMCTGALIAPDLVLTAAHCMFDKDSRKQVDATKIEFLAGWRGGRATAYARVKRAVVHPDYTYAVNSSDIRVRNDIAVLQLTRPIQKTSITPFATGPRPRKGATVGVVSYARGRSDSPSIEESCRVLARQSGNLIMSCDVDFGASGAPVFNMENGNPQIVSVVSAMAEVQGRKVALGMSLAEPLEVVLAKLKETEGPFQKVEPASQRIILRGPLDHTGAKFVRP
- the glcF gene encoding glycolate oxidase subunit GlcF, with amino-acid sequence MQTNFTPEQMRDPNIQRANEILRACVHCGFCTATCPTYQVLGDELDSPRGRIYLIKDMLEEGRPADKKTVEHVDKCLSCLACMTTCPSGVHYMHLVDYARSYIEKTYKRPLMDRALRWVLAAVIPYPKRFRLALLGAKIGRPFRALVPDARLRAMLEMAPKRIPSVSRNDDPQVFAAKGERRKRVALLTGCAQKALNTDINDATIRLLRRLGCEVVIAQGMGCCGALTHHMGKDKQAHGSAAANIAAWMREVRGEGLDAVVINTSGCGTTVKDYGHMFRNDPLAEDAAVIAGLAMDVSELLATLEFPESAAKDMRVAYHAACSLQHGQQVKTHPKTLLKRAGFEVVEPADSHLCCGSAGTYNLMQPEISKELQVRKVRTLEAKAPDVIAAGNIGCMIQIGGGTEVPVVHTVELLDWALGGPKPRAISGNQP